One window of the Dermacentor andersoni chromosome 10, qqDerAnde1_hic_scaffold, whole genome shotgun sequence genome contains the following:
- the LOC126543981 gene encoding uncharacterized protein, with the protein MSGRAPRLARMYSTVLHNAVDDKPSSPVVVPSSVAASAALMSRRCRPSSLEALATDVIVARVLPALERVVLAQADGSCVDDALPEGHNPFATCKPAIIESLIEKLQKKRGHLNLTSLQFEILLCRAGVKKLDLFLTSEFLARKDALRFPRMFRRISTFGAELTDLSLEFYLTCNNDELCAMLATLPNLRHFLVAFENLSDRVLETLGDKCPQLQKLTLCETPQVTDAGLRSLVDETGTRGCRHLVYISIEGAPVGVTVRSVVYLLEKLPHLEAIHLPSLDKALVVLNEIKPPDFKLALREYKDVNVFSVQTSVRPTMREFLAKSIELCPRLHAIDIEVKTSDDISPLRLLSGLTELSIRTAESTSEWFFYTQLEPVLQEAGLRLTSLKLVMPDVDLAAVDAACPSIKTLQLIAINMCWKRNGVKVRDQPFGELEALFLDPESPHSMKPRDLGLLFNESYALKELVLGCCDSFDDVFVMEALQRGLFRRLTRLELHNQRKVGILGIQQLVLLDEVLESLTLKDCTALSVDDLAFLTGSACALNFQLKVQT; encoded by the exons atgtcCGGCCGCGCGCCAAGGCTGGCGAGAATGTACTCGACTGTCCTGCACAATGCCGTCGACGACAAGCCTTCCTCCCCGGTAGTGGTCCCTTCCTCCGTCGCCGCCTCGGCCGCGTTGATGTCGCGCCGGTGCAGGCCGTCCTCGCTCGAGGCCCTGGCCACGGACGTTATCGTGGCTCGGGTGCTACCTGCGCTAGAGCGCGTCGTGCTGGCTCAAGCCGACGGGAGCTGCGTAGACGACGCCCTGCCCGAGGGCCACAACCCGTTCGCGACCTGCAAGCCGGCCATCATTGAGTCGCTGATCGAGAAGCTACAGAAGAAGCGCGGCCACCTCAACCTGACCAGCCTGCAGTTCGAGATACTGCTGTGCCGCGCGGGAGTCAAGAAGCTCGACCTCTTCCTCACCTCCGAGTTCCTGGCGCGAAAGGACGCACTGAG GTTCCCCCGCATGTTCCGGCGCATCAGCACGTTCGGCGCCGAGCTGACGGACCTGTCGCTCGAGTTCTACCTGACCTGCAACAACGACGAGCTGTGCGCCATGCTGGCGACGCTGCCCAACCTGCGGCACTTCTTGGTCGCCTTCGAGAACCTCTCGGACCGCGTGCTCGAGACGCTGGGGGACAAGTGCCCACAGCTGCAGAAGCTCACGCTCTGCGAGACACCCCAG GTAACCGACGCCGGTCTTCGGTCCCTGGTCGACGAAACCGGAACCAGAGGCTGCCGGCACCTGGTGTACATCTCGATAGAGGGCGCACCGGTCGGCGTCACCGTCAGAAGCGTCGTGTACCTCCTCGAGAAGCTGCCCCACCTGGAGGCCATCCACCTGCCCTCGCTGGACAAGGCGCTCGTGGTGCTCAACGAGATCAAGCCTCCGGACTTCAAGCTGGCCTTGCGCGAGTACAAGGACGTGAACGTGTTCAGCGTGCAGACCTCGGTACGGCCCACCATGCGCGAGTTCCTCGCCAAGAGCATCGAGCTCTGCCCCCGACTGCATGCCATCGACATCGAGGTCAAGACCTCGGACGACATCTCCCCGCTCAGGCTGCTGTCCGGCCTGACCGAGCTGTCCATCCGGACGGCGGAGTCCACCTCCGAGTGGTTCTTTTACACGCAGCTGGAACCGGTCCTCCAG GAAGCCGGACTCAGACTGACCTCGTTGAAGTTGGTCATGCCTGACGTCGACTTGGCCGCAGTGGACGCGGCCTGTCCGAGCATCAAGACGCTGCAGCTGATCGCCATCAACATGTGCTGGAAGCGCAACGGCGTCAAGGTGAGGGACCAGCCGTTCGGCGAGCTCGAGGCCCTGTTCCTCGACCCCGAGAGCCCGCACTCCATGAAGCCGCGGGACCTGGGCCTGCTCTTCAACGAGTCGTACGCCCTCAAGGAgctcgtgctcggctgctgcgaCAGCTTCGACGACGTGTTCGTCATGGAGGCACTGCAGAGGGGACTCTTCAGGCGCCTGACGCGTCTCGAGTTGCACAACCAGCGCAAGGTGGGCATCCTGGGTATCCAACAACTGGTGCTGCTCGACGAAGTCCTCGAGTCGCTCACGCTCAAGGACTGCACAGCGCTGAGCGTGGATGACCTCGCCTTCCTCACCGGATCGGCGTGCGCGCTCAACTTCCAGCTCAAGGTGCAGACGTGA